From Draconibacterium halophilum, one genomic window encodes:
- a CDS encoding alpha-ketoacid dehydrogenase subunit alpha/beta: MYLEKEKPETKNQISAKEALQDYYIARLSRQLSIMGRREVHNGRAHFGIFGDGKEVAQIAYAKTFKKGDWRSGYYRDQTFMLALGLLEPIEFFAMIYGDTDDEINPSTGGRNFNNHFSTKNITDSGKIKNLADQYNSASDISSTGGQMPRLLGLAQASKMVRQQPELKKHLNNNVTGNEVAFGSIGDASTSEGIFFETINAAGVLQVPMAVAIYDDGFGISVPIELQTTKSSISEALKGFEKEKGSNGVDIYKCKGWSYPDLVKTFKKGIDNCRKNQSPVVFHINEVTQPQGHSTSGSHERYKTKERLAWEKEYDGVNQMRKWLLDSGIADEDMLNEIDKSAQKRAKEARKKAWNNYTEGYQKERTELISILKKIDKHSELQSLRRFEKVTDKIFPTRRSHLSFAKRLKLELHSMPELEKERDILKDWISRFEERTTGFYNGELHRTGPDAALRVKEVAVEYEENATDVNGSVVVNKNFNALFNKYPNLVTFGEDTGKLGDVNQGMKGMQEKYGKVRVDDAGIREATIIGQGIGLAMRGFRPIAEIQYLDYLIYAQSQLSDDLASLQYRTKGRQAAPLIVRTRGHQLQGIWHAGSPMQMLLGSIRGVYLCVPRNLTQAAGFYNTLLEGNDPALVIEPLKGYNVKEKLPANHGEYKVPLGVPEIMQEGTDVTVVTYAWNVHHAVKAAKLLQDFKGISIEVIDVQTLMPFDVNHTILESIKKTGKVIFMDEDVPGGGTAYMMQKVVEEQKAFDYLDTAPRTLSAQEHRPAYGIDGEYFSKPNVELLFKNVYEMMREVEPDRFPEL, from the coding sequence ATGTATTTAGAAAAAGAAAAACCGGAAACAAAGAACCAGATATCTGCAAAAGAAGCACTACAAGATTATTATATCGCGCGATTAAGCCGCCAGTTAAGTATAATGGGGCGCCGCGAGGTGCATAACGGCCGCGCACATTTTGGTATTTTTGGCGATGGAAAAGAAGTGGCTCAAATTGCTTATGCCAAAACTTTTAAGAAAGGCGACTGGCGCTCGGGTTATTACCGCGATCAGACCTTTATGCTGGCGCTGGGGTTACTGGAACCGATAGAGTTTTTTGCCATGATTTACGGCGATACCGACGATGAGATTAATCCATCCACCGGCGGACGCAATTTCAATAATCACTTTAGCACAAAAAACATAACCGATTCGGGAAAGATAAAAAACCTTGCTGATCAGTACAATTCGGCTTCTGATATTTCATCTACCGGAGGACAAATGCCACGTTTACTGGGGCTGGCACAAGCTTCGAAAATGGTTCGGCAACAACCGGAATTAAAAAAGCATTTAAACAACAATGTTACGGGTAACGAGGTGGCATTTGGAAGTATTGGCGATGCCAGCACTTCTGAAGGAATTTTCTTTGAAACGATAAACGCAGCCGGAGTGCTTCAAGTTCCCATGGCTGTAGCGATTTACGATGATGGTTTTGGAATAAGCGTACCCATTGAATTGCAGACTACAAAATCAAGTATTTCGGAAGCGCTGAAAGGTTTTGAAAAAGAAAAAGGCAGCAACGGTGTAGACATTTATAAATGTAAAGGCTGGAGTTATCCTGATTTGGTTAAAACCTTCAAAAAGGGAATTGATAATTGCCGGAAAAATCAGTCGCCGGTGGTTTTTCACATAAACGAAGTTACACAGCCACAGGGCCATTCTACTTCGGGCTCGCACGAACGATACAAAACAAAGGAGCGTCTGGCCTGGGAAAAAGAGTACGATGGTGTTAACCAAATGCGTAAATGGCTGCTCGATTCTGGTATTGCCGATGAGGACATGTTGAATGAGATTGATAAATCGGCACAAAAAAGAGCAAAAGAAGCCCGAAAAAAAGCATGGAATAATTATACCGAAGGGTACCAAAAAGAACGGACAGAATTGATCTCGATTCTAAAAAAGATTGACAAACACAGTGAGCTACAAAGTTTACGTCGATTTGAAAAGGTAACTGATAAAATTTTTCCAACACGACGATCGCACCTTAGTTTTGCCAAAAGGCTAAAGCTCGAACTTCATAGCATGCCCGAGCTTGAAAAAGAACGCGACATTTTAAAAGATTGGATTAGTCGTTTTGAAGAACGTACCACCGGATTTTACAACGGAGAATTGCACCGAACCGGACCGGACGCTGCGCTAAGGGTTAAAGAAGTTGCGGTAGAATATGAAGAAAACGCTACTGACGTAAACGGATCGGTGGTTGTAAATAAAAACTTTAATGCCCTGTTTAACAAATACCCCAACCTGGTAACTTTTGGCGAAGACACCGGGAAACTGGGCGATGTAAACCAGGGAATGAAAGGCATGCAGGAGAAATACGGCAAAGTTCGTGTTGACGATGCCGGTATTCGCGAGGCCACAATTATTGGCCAGGGAATTGGACTGGCAATGCGTGGCTTCCGCCCCATTGCAGAAATTCAATATCTCGACTATCTGATTTATGCACAGTCGCAATTAAGCGACGATCTGGCATCGCTTCAATACCGCACCAAAGGGCGGCAGGCAGCACCGTTAATTGTACGCACACGTGGTCACCAATTACAGGGAATATGGCATGCCGGATCGCCTATGCAGATGCTTTTGGGGTCGATACGAGGCGTGTACCTCTGTGTCCCCCGAAACCTGACGCAAGCCGCAGGCTTTTACAATACCTTACTGGAAGGCAACGATCCGGCACTGGTAATTGAGCCATTGAAAGGTTATAATGTTAAAGAAAAACTTCCGGCCAATCACGGCGAATACAAAGTACCACTTGGTGTTCCGGAAATCATGCAAGAAGGTACAGATGTTACCGTTGTAACTTATGCATGGAACGTTCATCATGCGGTAAAAGCAGCAAAACTTTTGCAGGACTTTAAAGGCATTTCCATTGAAGTTATCGATGTGCAAACGTTAATGCCTTTTGATGTGAACCACACTATTTTGGAATCTATCAAAAAAACAGGAAAAGTAATTTTTATGGACGAAGATGTGCCAGGTGGCGGAACAGCTTACATGATGCAAAAAGTAGTCGAAGAACAAAAAGCATTTGATTATCTGGACACTGCACCACGAACACTTTCGGCACAAGAACACCGTCCTGCATACGGAATCGATGGTGAATATTTTTCGAAGCCAAACGTGGAGTTACTTTTCAAGAATGTTTATGAAATGATGCGAGAAGTGGAACCTGATCGCTTCCCTGAGTTATAG
- a CDS encoding GH92 family glycosyl hydrolase: MNRILFSAIIFAFLAFSCKQETTTEDFSAYVDPYIGSDYHGHVFVGANVPFGAVQLGPNNAQETWDWCSGYHYSDSVLIGFAHTHLSGTGIGDLGDLLFMPVSDEFNYEQASNEAYPWSALYSHNDEQVSPGYYSININEYNVQAELTATERVGFQKYNFNAPGNSKLIIDLAYGTGWDNLTKADLQQEGDHSISGFRYSSGWAKDQKVYFHTEFSKAIKTLKILRQNDKGINTVQLEFEGNGELLVKTAISPVSTNGAKNNLSTELTDWNFAATKQTAREKWNTELGKIKIETTSPSNKTTFYTALYHTMIAPSLFDDVNGDYRGADGKNYTNPGYDTYTTFSLWDTYRAAHPLFTLVQPERVNDMVNTMLSIYDQQGKLPVWHLHGNETNTMVGNHAIPVIADAYLKGFTGFDAEKAFEAVKSTMLMNERGLNFIKEKGYIPADSTVESVAMALEYAIDDWCVAAMAKKLGKTEDFELFAKRAKYYENYFNKETGFMRGRMADGSWRTPFNPVHSEHRADDYCEGNAWQYTWLVPHDINGLIDLFDNETAFAKKLDELFITEETLNEGASNDISGLIGMYAHGNEPGHHVPYMFAFAGQQWKAAKRVNFILNEMYTDQPDGLCGNEDCGQMSAWYVFSSLGFYPVNPANGVYVFGSPLFESASIELANDKTFQITAKDLSKTNIYIDSVTLNGKTYTKSYITHSDLLKGGILEFTMTAEPNKDFGQAEDCRPKSGY; encoded by the coding sequence ATGAACCGTATATTATTTTCTGCAATTATTTTTGCATTCCTTGCATTTTCATGTAAACAAGAAACAACAACTGAAGATTTTTCAGCTTATGTAGATCCGTATATCGGCAGTGATTATCATGGCCATGTTTTTGTTGGTGCCAACGTTCCCTTTGGTGCCGTACAGCTCGGACCAAACAATGCGCAGGAAACCTGGGACTGGTGCTCAGGCTATCATTATTCCGATTCGGTTCTGATAGGTTTTGCACACACACATTTAAGCGGAACAGGTATTGGCGATCTTGGCGATTTGCTTTTTATGCCCGTTTCCGATGAATTTAACTACGAACAAGCATCAAACGAAGCTTACCCGTGGAGTGCACTTTATTCGCACAACGACGAGCAAGTTAGTCCGGGGTATTATTCCATTAACATCAACGAATACAATGTTCAGGCAGAACTGACCGCCACCGAACGTGTAGGTTTTCAGAAATACAATTTTAATGCTCCCGGAAACTCTAAATTGATTATCGATCTGGCCTACGGTACAGGCTGGGACAACCTTACCAAGGCTGACCTTCAACAGGAAGGAGACCACAGCATTAGCGGATTTCGTTATTCATCGGGATGGGCAAAAGACCAAAAGGTTTATTTTCATACTGAGTTTTCGAAAGCAATTAAAACACTTAAAATATTACGCCAGAACGACAAAGGGATTAACACTGTTCAGCTTGAATTTGAAGGTAATGGCGAGTTGCTTGTTAAAACGGCAATTTCACCGGTTAGTACCAATGGTGCAAAAAACAACCTAAGCACCGAACTTACTGATTGGAATTTTGCAGCTACAAAACAAACAGCGCGCGAAAAATGGAATACCGAGTTGGGCAAAATAAAAATTGAAACGACTTCTCCTTCTAATAAAACAACATTTTATACCGCCTTGTATCACACCATGATTGCACCATCGTTGTTCGACGATGTTAACGGCGATTACCGTGGTGCAGATGGTAAAAATTACACAAATCCGGGTTACGATACTTACACCACATTTTCGCTGTGGGATACTTACCGTGCAGCACACCCGCTGTTTACGCTGGTTCAGCCCGAACGTGTAAACGACATGGTAAACACGATGTTGAGCATTTACGATCAACAAGGCAAACTTCCGGTATGGCATTTACACGGCAACGAAACCAACACCATGGTCGGCAACCACGCCATTCCGGTAATAGCCGATGCTTACTTAAAAGGCTTTACCGGTTTTGATGCAGAAAAAGCTTTTGAAGCCGTAAAATCGACCATGTTGATGAACGAGCGCGGCCTGAACTTTATAAAAGAAAAAGGTTATATACCGGCTGATTCAACAGTTGAATCGGTGGCAATGGCGCTTGAATATGCTATCGACGACTGGTGTGTGGCAGCGATGGCGAAAAAATTGGGAAAAACAGAAGATTTTGAATTATTTGCCAAACGAGCAAAATACTACGAGAACTATTTCAATAAAGAAACCGGCTTTATGCGTGGACGAATGGCCGATGGTAGCTGGCGCACACCTTTTAATCCTGTGCATTCGGAGCATCGTGCCGACGATTACTGCGAAGGAAACGCCTGGCAATATACCTGGCTGGTTCCCCACGACATTAATGGATTGATTGATCTTTTCGACAATGAAACGGCTTTTGCCAAAAAACTCGACGAGCTTTTTATCACTGAAGAAACATTAAACGAAGGTGCATCAAACGACATTTCGGGATTGATTGGAATGTATGCCCACGGAAACGAGCCGGGGCACCACGTGCCATACATGTTTGCTTTTGCCGGCCAGCAATGGAAAGCTGCCAAACGCGTTAACTTCATTCTGAATGAAATGTACACCGACCAACCCGACGGACTTTGTGGCAACGAGGACTGCGGACAAATGTCGGCGTGGTATGTCTTTTCTTCGCTGGGCTTTTATCCTGTAAATCCGGCTAACGGTGTTTATGTTTTTGGCAGTCCGCTTTTTGAATCGGCAAGCATTGAATTAGCTAACGACAAAACTTTTCAGATAACAGCCAAAGATCTGAGTAAAACAAATATTTATATTGACTCCGTTACGCTAAACGGGAAAACTTACACAAAAAGCTACATCACACATTCTGATTTGCTTAAAGGTGGTATACTGGAATTTACCATGACCGCTGAACCCAACAAAGATTTTGGCCAAGCAGAAGACTGTCGTCCAAAATCGGGCTACTAA
- a CDS encoding GH92 family glycosyl hydrolase: MKHFLLICLGAILFSCTSKVSTQSTTTPTKLVDMVNPLMGTDSEFKLSNGNTYPAIARPWGMNFWTPQTGKMGDGWGYTYDSYKIQGFKQTHQPSPWINDYAAFSLMPVTGELKFKGAERASWFSHKAEVAQPHYYKVYLADYDVTTEFTPTDRAVSFRFTFPENDNSYILLDAFDGGSMVKIIPEERKIVGYCQNNHGGVPANFKNYFVAIFDKDFEVVKTWKDENLQETTEAQSFHVGGIVGFKTKKGEEVNVKLASSFISAEQAELNLSREIGDKSFETIKAEGEQIWEKELGRIKVEGGSEAEQKTFYSCLYRTLLFPRKFYEFDADNNIVHYSPYNGEVLPGYMFTDNGFWDTFRAVFPFFTLMYPDLNSQIMEGLVNTYKESGWLPEWASPGHRGCMIGSNSASLIADSYLKGIRDYDIETLYEAMIKNTKGHMETVESVGRFGAEYYNKLGYVPYNVGINENTARTLEYAYADYCIWKLAEELGKPQEEIDLFKQRARNFHNVYDPESKLMRGKNEDGTFQSPFSPYKWGDAFTEGNSWHYTWSVFQDIEGLKQLMGGNDDFVAMLDSVFVVPPIFDDSYYGGTIHEIREMQIAGMGNYAHGNQPIQHMIYLYNYSDQPWKTQAHVREVLTKLYSYQADGYCGDEDNGQTSAWYVFSAMGFYPVSPGTDEYVLGSPLFNKITVTLENGNEFVIDATNNSKENVYVNDVVLNGETYNKNFLKHATIQNGGELVFDMASQPNKTRGTETSSFPYSMTFEE; this comes from the coding sequence ATGAAGCATTTTTTATTGATTTGCCTTGGCGCAATCTTGTTTAGCTGCACATCCAAAGTCAGCACGCAATCAACAACAACGCCCACAAAACTGGTGGACATGGTAAACCCGTTAATGGGTACCGATTCAGAATTCAAACTATCGAACGGAAACACCTATCCGGCCATTGCTCGTCCGTGGGGAATGAATTTTTGGACACCCCAAACCGGAAAAATGGGCGACGGCTGGGGTTATACCTATGATTCGTATAAAATTCAAGGGTTTAAACAAACACATCAGCCCAGCCCGTGGATTAACGATTATGCGGCGTTTTCGCTGATGCCGGTTACCGGAGAACTTAAATTTAAAGGCGCAGAACGTGCCTCGTGGTTTTCGCACAAAGCAGAAGTGGCCCAACCGCACTACTACAAAGTATACCTGGCCGACTACGATGTAACAACAGAGTTCACGCCAACCGACCGCGCTGTGTCATTCCGTTTTACTTTTCCGGAGAACGACAATTCGTATATTCTTTTGGATGCATTCGATGGCGGATCGATGGTGAAGATAATTCCTGAAGAACGTAAAATTGTTGGTTACTGCCAGAACAATCACGGCGGTGTACCTGCCAATTTCAAGAATTATTTTGTAGCCATTTTCGATAAAGATTTTGAGGTGGTAAAAACCTGGAAAGATGAAAACCTGCAGGAAACTACCGAAGCCCAAAGTTTCCATGTGGGTGGTATTGTTGGTTTTAAAACAAAAAAAGGTGAAGAAGTAAATGTAAAACTTGCCTCATCATTTATCAGTGCCGAACAAGCCGAATTGAATCTGAGCAGAGAGATTGGCGACAAATCGTTTGAAACGATTAAAGCTGAAGGCGAGCAAATCTGGGAAAAAGAACTGGGCCGGATTAAAGTGGAAGGCGGCAGCGAAGCCGAACAAAAAACATTTTACTCGTGTCTTTACCGCACTTTGCTTTTCCCGCGTAAATTTTATGAATTTGACGCCGACAACAATATTGTACACTACAGTCCTTACAACGGCGAAGTTCTGCCAGGCTACATGTTTACCGACAATGGTTTCTGGGACACATTCCGTGCGGTATTCCCGTTCTTTACGCTGATGTATCCTGACCTCAACAGCCAGATTATGGAGGGACTGGTAAATACTTACAAAGAAAGTGGCTGGCTGCCGGAATGGGCAAGCCCGGGGCACCGCGGATGTATGATTGGTTCCAACTCAGCATCGTTGATTGCCGATTCGTATTTAAAAGGAATCCGCGATTATGATATTGAAACACTGTACGAAGCTATGATAAAAAATACCAAAGGGCACATGGAAACCGTTGAATCGGTTGGGCGTTTTGGTGCAGAGTATTACAACAAACTGGGTTATGTGCCATACAACGTTGGCATTAACGAAAATACAGCCCGCACATTGGAATATGCTTATGCCGATTACTGTATCTGGAAACTGGCAGAGGAGCTGGGTAAACCTCAGGAAGAGATTGACCTGTTTAAACAACGTGCCCGCAATTTCCACAATGTTTACGATCCGGAAAGCAAACTGATGCGTGGTAAAAACGAAGATGGTACTTTCCAGTCGCCATTTAGTCCGTACAAATGGGGCGATGCTTTTACCGAAGGAAACAGCTGGCATTACACCTGGAGTGTATTCCAGGATATTGAAGGCTTGAAACAACTGATGGGCGGCAACGATGATTTTGTGGCTATGCTCGACTCTGTTTTTGTTGTTCCTCCAATTTTCGACGATTCTTATTACGGGGGGACTATTCACGAAATTCGTGAAATGCAGATTGCCGGAATGGGCAACTATGCACATGGCAACCAGCCTATTCAGCATATGATTTATTTGTACAATTATTCCGATCAACCGTGGAAGACACAAGCGCACGTTCGCGAAGTGCTTACAAAATTATACTCGTACCAGGCTGACGGTTATTGTGGCGACGAAGACAACGGTCAGACATCAGCATGGTATGTTTTTAGCGCGATGGGATTTTATCCTGTTAGCCCGGGAACTGACGAGTACGTGCTCGGATCGCCACTGTTCAACAAAATCACGGTTACCCTCGAAAACGGTAATGAGTTTGTGATCGACGCAACAAATAACTCGAAAGAAAACGTTTATGTAAACGATGTTGTACTGAACGGCGAGACGTACAACAAGAACTTCCTGAAACATGCTACCATTCAAAATGGAGGAGAGCTAGTTTTTGATATGGCTAGCCAGCCAAATAAAACACGCGGAACGGAAACAAGTAGTTTCCCTTACTCGATGACTTTTGAAGAATAA
- a CDS encoding VOC family protein, producing MQSNAVGWFEVPVTDMNRPMKFYETVLDVKLDRNQMGPLDMAWFPMTDESYGSTGSLVCHPKFYKPSTEGIIIYFTAQSGDLNNELSRIEDAGGKVLQPKTRISDEYGFMALIIDSEGNRVALHSRG from the coding sequence ATGCAAAGTAATGCAGTAGGCTGGTTTGAAGTGCCGGTTACCGACATGAACCGGCCCATGAAATTTTACGAAACCGTTTTAGATGTAAAACTAGACCGCAACCAAATGGGACCACTGGATATGGCATGGTTCCCAATGACTGATGAAAGCTACGGCTCAACTGGATCACTCGTTTGCCACCCCAAGTTTTATAAGCCTTCAACTGAGGGAATTATAATTTATTTTACGGCCCAATCCGGCGACCTAAATAACGAACTATCGCGCATTGAAGATGCCGGCGGTAAAGTATTACAGCCTAAAACAAGAATTTCGGATGAATATGGATTTATGGCGTTGATTATCGACAGCGAAGGCAACCGCGTGGCCTTGCATTCAAGGGGATAG
- the tilS gene encoding tRNA lysidine(34) synthetase TilS, with amino-acid sequence MFDQFIKNIKEKQLIKPGQKVLLAVSGGIDSMVMLHLFEHSEFEYGIAHCNFSLRGAESDDDEAFVHEKVEQHGTPAYFETFDTTDYANLKGISIEMAARELRYEFFERIRKQYEYDLIVTAHHQDDLIETFFLNLSRKTGIKGLTGIKEKKGKLIRPLLFASRQDIEKYATQNYIAYREDSSNNEVVYQRNFLRHKILPLFSELNPAFNKNFMASVENLKAAYDVYAAAVGSEINEILTEEKDQLLISISALQQSVHSKTVLLEILSGYGFNASVVDAVCQSLNNVSGKQFFSKTHRLVKDRDALFLSELKNDEDRFYYIEKEDMELFAPFGISIERLDVKDFVIIKDRNIACVDLDEVEFPLLMRKWQQGDYFQPLGMTGFKKVSDFFIDQKIPLHEKENTWLLCSGKKIVWIMGHRLDNRFKVTSSTKQVLKIEIE; translated from the coding sequence ATGTTCGATCAGTTCATAAAAAATATAAAGGAGAAGCAACTTATTAAGCCTGGACAAAAAGTTTTGCTGGCTGTTAGTGGCGGAATTGACAGTATGGTCATGTTGCATTTATTCGAACATTCGGAGTTTGAATACGGCATAGCCCATTGTAACTTTAGCTTGCGTGGAGCTGAGTCGGATGATGATGAGGCTTTTGTGCACGAAAAAGTGGAACAGCATGGAACGCCGGCATATTTCGAAACTTTTGATACCACGGACTATGCAAATCTTAAAGGAATTTCTATAGAAATGGCAGCGCGCGAATTGCGTTATGAGTTTTTTGAGCGCATTCGTAAGCAGTATGAATACGACCTGATTGTAACGGCTCATCATCAGGATGATCTGATTGAGACATTTTTTCTGAACCTTTCGCGGAAAACGGGAATAAAAGGCCTTACCGGAATAAAAGAAAAAAAAGGGAAATTGATACGTCCGCTGTTATTTGCCAGTCGCCAAGACATTGAAAAATACGCTACCCAAAACTACATTGCTTACCGCGAGGATTCGTCGAATAATGAAGTGGTTTATCAGCGTAATTTTTTGAGACATAAAATCCTACCATTATTTTCGGAGTTGAATCCGGCGTTCAATAAAAACTTCATGGCCAGCGTTGAGAATCTGAAAGCTGCCTACGATGTTTATGCGGCGGCTGTTGGAAGCGAAATCAATGAGATTTTGACGGAAGAAAAAGACCAGTTGTTAATTTCTATTTCTGCCTTGCAACAATCGGTTCATTCCAAAACAGTATTACTCGAGATCTTGTCGGGGTACGGTTTTAATGCCAGTGTGGTGGATGCTGTTTGTCAAAGTTTGAACAACGTTTCAGGGAAACAGTTCTTCTCAAAAACACACCGCCTGGTAAAAGATCGTGATGCCCTGTTTTTATCTGAACTAAAAAACGATGAGGATCGCTTTTACTATATCGAAAAGGAAGATATGGAATTGTTTGCGCCTTTCGGTATTTCAATTGAACGATTAGATGTTAAGGACTTTGTGATTATAAAAGACCGGAATATTGCTTGTGTAGATCTGGATGAAGTAGAATTTCCGCTGCTTATGCGTAAATGGCAACAAGGCGATTATTTCCAGCCACTGGGAATGACCGGTTTTAAAAAGGTGAGCGATTTTTTTATCGACCAAAAAATTCCACTGCACGAAAAAGAAAATACCTGGCTGCTGTGCAGTGGTAAAAAAATCGTGTGGATTATGGGGCACCGACTGGATAACCGTTTTAAAGTAACTTCTTCAACAAAACAGGTGCTGAAAATTGAGATAGAGTAG
- the pepT gene encoding peptidase T, producing MEKVVERFINYAKQYTTSDPKCKTYPSTDRQLVFMKKLVEELKAIGLGEVEMDDYGYVTATIPAKGVSDSPVVGFIAHVDTSPDFSGESVAPQIIENYDGCTIFLKNKVCIDPKQFPELLNYKGQDIITADGTTLLGADDKAGVAEIVTAAETLLHAKDIQHGKIRIAFTPDEEIGKGTDYFDVKKFGADFAYTLDGGQVGELEFENFNAAGATIKIKGLSVHPGAAKNKMINALLVAHKLIGMLPSTQRPEHTEKYEGFFHLLSMNGGVEEAELFYLIRDHDKSKFEDKKQLLTEVVKLINMEYGKEIVELEITDQYYNMREKVEPVKYIIDIAEKAMLDAGVEPIIKAIRGGTDGARLSYDGLPCPNIFAGGHNFHGPFEFVPIPSMLKSVEVILNIAQAVGKIKK from the coding sequence ATGGAAAAAGTAGTAGAACGATTTATCAATTACGCGAAACAATACACCACTTCCGATCCAAAATGTAAAACTTATCCGAGTACCGATCGGCAGTTGGTTTTTATGAAAAAACTGGTTGAAGAGTTAAAAGCGATTGGATTAGGTGAGGTGGAAATGGATGATTACGGCTATGTTACGGCAACTATTCCGGCAAAAGGAGTTAGCGATAGTCCTGTGGTGGGTTTTATTGCCCATGTGGATACCAGCCCTGATTTTTCGGGTGAAAGTGTAGCACCGCAGATCATTGAGAATTATGATGGTTGTACGATTTTTCTGAAGAACAAGGTTTGTATCGATCCAAAGCAGTTTCCTGAGCTATTAAACTACAAAGGACAAGATATTATTACTGCCGATGGTACAACGCTGTTGGGAGCCGACGATAAAGCAGGAGTGGCGGAAATTGTAACTGCTGCCGAAACTTTGCTACACGCAAAAGATATCCAGCACGGAAAAATTCGCATCGCTTTTACGCCCGATGAGGAAATTGGTAAAGGAACCGATTATTTTGATGTGAAGAAATTTGGAGCCGATTTTGCCTACACCCTGGATGGCGGGCAGGTTGGAGAGCTGGAGTTTGAAAACTTTAATGCAGCCGGTGCCACGATTAAAATTAAAGGATTGAGCGTACATCCCGGAGCGGCCAAAAATAAAATGATTAACGCACTCTTAGTTGCGCACAAATTGATTGGCATGTTACCGTCAACTCAACGTCCGGAACATACCGAAAAATACGAAGGGTTTTTCCATCTGCTTTCGATGAATGGCGGAGTTGAAGAAGCTGAGTTGTTTTACCTGATCCGCGACCACGACAAAAGCAAATTTGAAGATAAAAAGCAGTTACTGACAGAGGTAGTTAAACTGATTAATATGGAATATGGAAAAGAAATTGTTGAGTTGGAAATTACTGATCAATACTACAACATGCGCGAAAAAGTGGAGCCGGTAAAATATATTATCGACATAGCCGAAAAAGCCATGTTGGATGCCGGTGTTGAACCGATAATCAAAGCTATTCGCGGAGGAACCGACGGCGCACGTTTATCATACGACGGGTTGCCTTGCCCTAATATTTTTGCCGGGGGCCATAATTTTCATGGGCCATTTGAGTTTGTTCCCATTCCTTCGATGCTTAAATCGGTTGAAGTGATTTTGAACATAGCGCAGGCGGTGGGTAAAATAAAGAAGTAG